TGACCAGAGAAGATGCAAAAGAGGTTGATGTTACACAACCTCATTATTATCAGTTGATTAAAGCAGCAACTCGTGCTTTAGAAGTTACCTAAAAATTTAAAAGGTTAGAAGGTTGAAAGCTATGAGTCATAGACTTCACAGGGGAGTTCATGAAAACTCTCCTAACCTTCAACCTGCAATCGTCTTCTATTGTTCTCTTACAGATCGCCCTTAAGAGCAGCCAGAGCAAAAATAACGATGGGGCCAGCTAGCACCACTGCTGCTAGCATACTCAGCTGAGCAACGACTTCCCAATTAACATTACCCAAAAAGCTTAAATC
This window of the Microcoleus sp. AS-A8 genome carries:
- a CDS encoding photosystem II reaction center protein Ycf12, whose translation is MDLSFLGNVNWEVVAQLSMLAAVVLAGPIVIFALAALKGDL